Proteins from a single region of Streptomyces vinaceus:
- a CDS encoding FAD-dependent monooxygenase, which translates to MRILVSGAGIAGPVLAHWLTRHGFRVTVVERAPTPRRTGGHAVDLFRPALDVSQRMGALPRIEERATGTSRMAVYQEGARRPVRADLTKIFSAASERHVEIMRDHLSEIYYDLTAEHVEYVFGDSVISISPDGRVQFENAPPRRFDLVVGADGLHSTVRRLVFGDESRYTAFLGAYLGVLVLPNRAGLDRELVMHTGVGRTAGMYGARHLGDARALFLFRSEHQLDYHHHDLARQKQLLHAAFTGMHPDVDSWLDGLNRTPGFYFNSITQLRMDTWSRGCVTLVGDAGYSPGPAVGGSTSLAVVGAYVLAGELARAGGDHERAFPAYERVMAQHVRGSRAAALSAAKTLIPTSLLGVRALAHGARLISALPAGPGRTLLRLTTRTARLYDSMSLQDYLAPPATTSLRSER; encoded by the coding sequence ATGCGGATCCTGGTCTCCGGCGCCGGCATCGCGGGTCCGGTTCTGGCCCACTGGCTCACCCGACACGGCTTCCGCGTCACCGTCGTAGAGCGCGCGCCGACCCCGCGCAGGACCGGCGGGCACGCGGTCGACCTGTTCCGGCCCGCCCTAGACGTCTCGCAGAGAATGGGCGCTCTGCCCCGGATCGAGGAGCGGGCCACCGGCACGAGCCGGATGGCCGTCTACCAGGAAGGGGCGCGGCGTCCCGTACGGGCGGACCTCACAAAGATCTTCAGCGCCGCCTCCGAGCGGCACGTCGAGATCATGCGCGACCACCTGAGCGAGATCTACTACGACCTGACAGCGGAGCATGTCGAGTACGTCTTCGGCGACTCGGTCATCAGCATCTCCCCCGACGGCCGGGTTCAGTTCGAGAACGCCCCGCCGCGGCGCTTCGACCTCGTCGTCGGCGCGGACGGACTCCACTCCACCGTGCGCCGCCTCGTCTTCGGCGACGAGTCCCGCTACACAGCCTTCCTCGGGGCCTACCTCGGCGTACTGGTCCTGCCGAACCGCGCCGGTCTCGACCGCGAGCTCGTCATGCACACAGGCGTGGGCCGCACGGCCGGCATGTACGGCGCCCGCCACCTGGGCGACGCACGAGCGCTGTTCCTCTTCCGAAGCGAGCACCAGCTCGACTACCACCACCACGACCTGGCCCGGCAAAAGCAGCTCCTGCACGCCGCATTCACCGGCATGCACCCCGACGTCGACTCCTGGCTGGACGGCCTCAACCGGACCCCAGGCTTCTACTTCAACTCGATAACCCAACTCCGCATGGACACCTGGTCCAGGGGGTGCGTGACGCTCGTGGGCGATGCCGGCTACTCCCCCGGCCCGGCCGTGGGCGGCAGCACAAGCCTCGCCGTTGTCGGGGCCTACGTCCTCGCCGGGGAACTGGCGCGCGCGGGCGGTGACCACGAGCGGGCCTTCCCCGCCTACGAGCGGGTAATGGCACAGCACGTGAGGGGCAGCCGGGCCGCCGCGCTCAGCGCGGCGAAGACCCTCATCCCCACCTCCCTCCTGGGCGTGCGCGCACTGGCGCACGGCGCCCGACTGATCTCCGCCTTGCCCGCAGGGCCCGGCCGCACACTGCTGCGGCTCACCACCAGAACCGCACGCCTGTACGACTCCATGTCCCTCCAGGACTACCTGGCGCCACCCGCCACCACCTCGCTTCGGTCCGAGCGGTGA
- a CDS encoding RICIN domain-containing protein, with the protein MADLCRASKGLKLTNPQTGLVLDINGKTISADTKVTTAWSGNANSQSWAALP; encoded by the coding sequence ATGGCTGATCTGTGCCGGGCCTCCAAAGGGCTCAAACTCACCAACCCGCAGACCGGACTCGTGCTCGACATCAACGGCAAGACCATCTCCGCGGACACGAAGGTGACCACCGCGTGGTCAGGCAACGCGAACTCCCAATCCTGGGCAGCACTCCCCTAG